Below is a genomic region from Lysobacter terrestris.
GTTCCAGCGCATCGCCGAACTGCCCTTCCGCACCGTCGCCGCGATCCACGGCTTCTGCATGGGCGGCGGCACCGAACTGTCCCTGGCCTGCAGTTATCGCGTCGCCAGCAGCGACGCCTCCACCCGCATCGGCCTGCCGGAAGTGAAGCTGGGCATCTTCCCGGGCTGGGGCGGCAGCGTGCGCCTGCCACGCCTGGTCGGCGCGCCCGCGGCGTTCGACATGATGCTGACCGGCCGCTCGCTGTCGGCGTCGGCCGCGCGCGCGATCGGCCTGGTCGACCGGGTCGTCGATCCCGCCTCGCTCGTCGAGGAAGCCGCGAAGCTGGCGCTGCGCGGCACGCAACGTCCGTTCAAGCAGCGCTTCATGGCATGGGCGACCAACACCTGGCCCGCGCGCCAGCTGCTGGCACCGATGCTGGTCAAGCAGGTCGCGCGCAAGGCGCGCAAGGACCATTACCCGGCGCCGTACGCCCTGATCGCCAGCTGGCAGCGCGCCAGTGGCGGCATGCAGTCGCTGCTGGCGTCCGAACGCAAGGCCGTGGTGAAGCTGTCGTCCACGCCGACCGCACGCAACCTGATCCGCGTGTTCTTCCTGCAGGAACGACTGAAGTCGGCAGGCGGCAAGGACCACGGCATCAAGCACGTGCACGTGGTCGGCGCAGGCGTGATGGGCGGCGACATCGCCGCGTGGTCGGCCTATCGCGGCTTCGAGGTAACGCTCAGCGATCGCGAGCAGCGCTTCATCGATACGGCGCTCACCCGCTCCGCCGAACTGTTCAACAAGAAGGTGAAGGACGAAGGCAAGCGTGCCGCCGTTGCCGCGCGCCTCAAGGGCGACCTCAGTGGCGACGGCGCGGCGCAGGCCGACCTGGTGATCGAAGCGATCATCGAGAAGCCGGAAGCCAAGCGCGAGCTCTATGCGGCGGTGGAACCGCGCATGAAGCCCGGCGCGTTGCTGACCACCAACACCTCGTCGATCCCGCTGACCGAACTGCGCGAACACATCGCGCGCCCGGCGCAGTTCGCCGGCCTGCACTACTTCAATCCGGTGGCGCTGATGCCGCTGGTGGAGATCATCCACCACGACGCGATGGCACCCGAAACCGGCCAGCGCCTGGCCGCGTTCTGCAAGGCGATCGACAAGCTGCCGGTGCCGGTCGCGGGCACGCCGGGCTTCCTCGTCAACCGCGTGCTGTTCCCCTACATGCTCGAAGCAGCGACCGCGTTCGCCGAGGGCATCCCGGGCGCGGCGATCGACAAGGCCGCGGTGAAGTTCGGCATGCCGATGGGACCGATCGAACTGATCGACACCGTGGGCCTCGACGTCGCCGCCGGCGTGGGCGCCGAACTCGCGCCGTTCCTCGGCCTGCCGATTCCGGCCGCGCTGTCGGCGCC
It encodes:
- a CDS encoding 3-hydroxyacyl-CoA dehydrogenase NAD-binding domain-containing protein; amino-acid sequence: MIAGLDGLRLQHWKLEQRDDGVVVLSFDRAGTSVNTFAQEVLIELDGLLERLVLDPPKGLVIRSAKTSGFIAGADIREFAEFDARGNVNDAIRRGQQVFQRIAELPFRTVAAIHGFCMGGGTELSLACSYRVASSDASTRIGLPEVKLGIFPGWGGSVRLPRLVGAPAAFDMMLTGRSLSASAARAIGLVDRVVDPASLVEEAAKLALRGTQRPFKQRFMAWATNTWPARQLLAPMLVKQVARKARKDHYPAPYALIASWQRASGGMQSLLASERKAVVKLSSTPTARNLIRVFFLQERLKSAGGKDHGIKHVHVVGAGVMGGDIAAWSAYRGFEVTLSDREQRFIDTALTRSAELFNKKVKDEGKRAAVAARLKGDLSGDGAAQADLVIEAIIEKPEAKRELYAAVEPRMKPGALLTTNTSSIPLTELREHIARPAQFAGLHYFNPVALMPLVEIIHHDAMAPETGQRLAAFCKAIDKLPVPVAGTPGFLVNRVLFPYMLEAATAFAEGIPGAAIDKAAVKFGMPMGPIELIDTVGLDVAAGVGAELAPFLGLPIPAALSAPPEAGKRGKKDGQGLYKWVEGRAQKPELPKDYKAPDDLEDRLILPLLNEAVACLHDGVVTDADLLDAGVIFGTGFAPFRGGPIQYIREAGAGALLERLKALQAKYGDRFAPREGWTNPALAKAG